In bacterium, the genomic window TCCAACATATTTATCCCGATAAAGTACTGAGGTTTCTTTTTTCAGTTCTCTGATTATTGTAGATCTATGTCTGCCGATAATTTTACCAATTTGAGCAGGACTTTTTCCTTCTGCCTTCAGGATAGAGATTTCATCTTTTTCTTTTTCTGTTAGATGTTTTGCTCTTCCCATTTGCAACACCTTATCTTTCTACATATCTATAATATATGTTTGTTCTGATAACGTGTTGCAATTAAAAATTGAACTCAAGCAATGGGTTAAAATTAAGAAATGTAACCCTGTTAATCTGTTTATTTTACTGGTCACAAAGACTATTTTCTTTGTTTATAACAAAAAACGCTTATTCTTGACACACGATATATGTTATTATTTAAAAAACAAACAAATTGTCAAAGTTTTGTTTGTTTTGAATAATAAATCAAATTATTTTTATTAGATTATGAAAAAAGCTAAAACGTCTTTTGTGTTAACTGGAAAGGGTGGTCTTTATGCAGTGGTTCAAGAATTTAAAAATAGCAGGGAAAATAAATCTGATAACATGCTCAATTGTTGTTATAGCCTTATTTATTCTATCAACAGTATTATTGGATAATATTTCAGTTAAAAGTACTAA contains:
- a CDS encoding helix-turn-helix domain-containing protein, encoding MGRAKHLTEKEKDEISILKAEGKSPAQIGKIIGRHRSTIIRELKKETSVLYRDKYVGSQSHKNI